Proteins from one Ipomoea triloba cultivar NCNSP0323 chromosome 1, ASM357664v1 genomic window:
- the LOC116021765 gene encoding probable carboxylesterase 17 — protein sequence MSIIVDEAPGYIQVFSDGTVKRFSPEIATASAESTDGFKSKDVVIDPSKPITGRIYVPDLWPETEQVVELLPVLLYFHGGGFCVGSTSWLGYHLFLGGLSVQSKSVVVSVDYRLAPENKLPIAYEDCYAALEWVQKNQRAEPYLESADLSRVFLAGDSAGGNIVQQVAKKCVRDGNCAVKIKGIMPIHPYFGSERRTAVEVAAEGSSGSSVAMNDMFWRLSLPEGCNRDFYGCNLENDRELSAGEWLRFPAALVFVAGKDFLKERGVMYAEFLRQKGVKWVEVVEAEEEGHVFHVFHPDSQATRLLHKQMSEFIHGV from the exons ATGTCCATTATTGTAGACGAAGCGCCGGGCTACATACAAGTATTCTCCGATGGGACCGTGAAACGTTTCTCGCCGGAGATCGCCACCGCGTCCGCCGAATCAACGGATGGTTTCAAGTCAAAAGACGTTGTAATCGACCCGTCGAAGCCTATCACCGGGAGAATCTACGTCCCCGATCTTTGGCCGGAAACGGAACAGGTTGTTGAGCTACTTCCGGTGCTTCTGTATTTTCACGGCGGCGGATTTTGCGTGGGCTCCACCTCTTGGCTCGGCTACCATCTGTTCCTCGGCGGCCTCTCTGTTCAATCCAAATCCGTGGTTGTTTCGGTAGATTACCGGCTGGCGCCGGAAAATAAGCTTCCCATTGCTTATGAAGATTGCTATGCAGCTCTAGAATGGGTCCAGAAGAATCAGAGAGCCGAGCCGTATCTGGAAAGCGCAGACCTTTCCCGCGTTTTTCTCGCCGGAGATAGCGCCGGTGGAAATATTGTACAGCAG GTTGCTAAAAAATGTGTACGAGATGGAAATTGTGCAGTGAAGATCAAAGGGATTATGCCAATTCATCCGTATTTCGGCAGCGAGAGGAGGACGGCGGTAGAGGTGGCGGCGGAGGGATCGAGTGGGAGCAGTGTGGCGATGAACGACATGTTCTGGAGGCTGAGCTTGCCGGAGGGCTGTAACCGGGACTTCTACGGCTGCAACTTGGAAAACGATAGAGAGTTATCGGCGGGCGAGTGGTTGCGCTTTCCGGCGGCATTGGTGTTCGTCGCCGGAAAGGATTTCTTGAAAGAGAGGGGGGTAATGTACGCGGAGTTTCTGCGGCAAAAAGGGGTGAAGTGGGTGGAGGTGGTGGAGGCGGAGGAGGAAGGGCATGTCTTCCATGTTTTCCATCCGGATTCTCAGGCAACTCGTTTGCTTCATAAGCAAATGAGTGAGTTTATACACGGTGTTTAA